AGCATGgccttaaatttatattaGCCAATTCAATGTGGCCATGCTTGTTGTACACTTGtttaaaatgtcgtctcttgctgagTGTTGCACGCTTCGTCATGTCAAAGTACTTTAGAACAGTACAAGTAATAATGTAGAGTAACTTAATGGTCCTATGACTGTTTCCACATTAAAATTCTGTGATGAGGTTTCTGATAGAAAATTGCGCtgttttattaacaattatcAATAATTAGTAAACTAAAGTTACATGTCATTGCAAATATTTTCTGTGATTTGTtatgtgaatttttttgattgagaGATGCCCTTGAATTGAGCTTGAGAAGATATGaactttcattaaaaatgatttgaaaagtgTCAATAActaatctaatttattttgtgacaGGTTGGTGGAGATTGTTCTCGATGTGGAATGCCAAATCAACAAGATGAGATACCAAGCCTCTGTGAAGAGGCCTCTACCATGTTGCGTTAAGAAAATGTGCACACTAGGCAAGCTGAAATGGTAACATCTACTTGTAATATGACAACTTCAGTGGGTTAGCatcttgttaaattttagtcCATTTGTGTTCTTTGTTCAGAATTTACTCGAGTTGGGCCTAAAATTCATGATTTAGAAGCAATTTGACAACTACCAACTGTTTCAAATAAGCatttgtgaaaaaattttgatcacCTTGGGAAGAGTTAcattttggtttatttgagAATTTTTATATAACAGCTAAAATTAtccattttatatttttgaaattttattggtttattaaTGTACTTTTGGCTCTTGCTTTGCAGGTTTCATTGGTTAGAGAAAGTTTGAGCTGTTCATGGTTGTGATGTTTGGTGTGGCAGTCATTTTCTGATTGAGACGTGCACTGAAATGGATCTTCTACAGACTTGCGTGTTGTTTCAACATCATATTTCCATTTACcatgttggtgtccatgcagaGTTGAGCTGTTGTGCAAAATAACAGGTGTTGCCTCATGGCTTTCTGGTAATTTGTTGGTGTGTTCTTCTGCTACCTGTATCTatgttgaggtaatgctggatgaaaagttttattcaattaataacTAATTCTCTATTCTCGTTTCAGTTCAATCGAACGGCGCCGTTCCggacttgatccattggtgaaGCTAAGAAAATGCTGAACTTCAAGAGATTGATAAATTATTTAGTCTTagagattttcaaattcatttctcttctctctttccccaagtaaacaaaatttcctctTAGGTAGTTGTGTGGATGGGTAATTGCAATGAgattatatattttctgtGAGAAAGCTCAGTTAAACttaaaaccataaaaatctTGTGTACTGATAAATTTACATCTACCATAACAAAcctgaaataatcaaaaatacCACCttgttataaaataataaaattattgaaatcaaaactactgactacattttttttaatcatgaAACCattatacaaataaaatttttcccaaaaattattttacaacgAAATAATCCATATATCCagcccaaatttttattaaattttaaaatttgcttaAAACAACCACCATATATTATTTTACTAAgtctttttcgcaaaaaattggcgatgtcCATTTAtcccatgttttttttgtttacaaaattaaaaacaatttttcttattttacaatttttatttattttaacataatcacatatatattttatggcccccagggaggggggggcctgtgactttcccaaccgcgataataacatgtgccgttattattttgttggtgcggAAAGCCGGaattttatctagcagttgtcgactGTATCAAAACTGACATAGAATCAGTTTGCCACAATCGTATACTGCCCAAGTAAAAACGCAAAAGACGACAGATGAAACCAATTCAAGTCAGAAactcactggcagagcaaaacCACAAGTAAAAGGGAATAAGAATATTTCAAATCAGCACCACGGATACCACTAAagcaaaaaacacaaatgaaagcAGTTAAAATAATGAAGTCAGCAAATTAGACAAATTCTGGCTCAGCTGCTTCGGAATAActccagcacagctacttctggaTAACACTGGCACCACATCCTGCATACAACGGTTGGTTTTCttcatcacacctttcaccatctggCTGCAGCGTGCAGCGTGGTTGTTGGAcctattgaagaaaataaaaaaattaccatcagGAAACACAAGTTAACTGGACTCTTACGACAAAAGATAAGGAGTAAGACCAAACAGAATAGCTTTGATTTCTGCAATTTTTGCGAAAgaagtaatagttggaaaggtattcaaatttctacAGTAGCAAAgcaaattgatctctagtagtagtagtaaataGTTGtaggaaatctgaaaaaaataattacttttgctgttgcatgggatgagacgtacgaCTGGGtacaggcagcgagacacacgaggcacgacatttcggcaaatgTACaggcattttcaattcagaTGGCAAAGTGGTAAGATCAATCACCTGAAAATTGACACATCGAGATTTTACATTCCATTAACCTAATTAATTGACAAGAaataccttttcattttgggaaacgtcacgaccggcTTCTCACTTCTGCTACGTCAAGGAACAAAATGGTCGAACTGGGGCCTTGAGGACACTCGCcccacctggtggacatcaattggattgcttgcttgctgacagcacgcagcagctaaACTTGAATTCTTCACGCCTTTCACTAAGTGGCacaaaatgaatcaagtgaGGATGAATACCAGATTACTCAaacagctttccctatgagacaacacacaaattattaacttGGCTATTTCCGATCATTTTCCGTAACttattcaacataaaaatctataatagtAACAAAAAGTATGGGGGTTTAAGACAACagataataatattaaaatgaaaagacagttaaaaattattggagttctattgtcgcgatACAGCCAATTAGTTCTAAAATTTAAGTAACTTACCAACATTATTTaagtgaaatgaaaatgtactTGATTTTGGTTGACCAGCAGTATAAGCCGTTACAAATTATTATAAGAGAAGCTTAGGTGGAGTGGATCGctgatttcgtttttctctacACTCTAGTCACATTATTGTCACTCGGCAAAATTTGATAATAGCAATTATTTTGCGATGCAAGGTAGATTTCGCTACATGCAAGCTGCTTAGACGACAGATCGTTTACAAGTTGAGCTTCTCTTTCCTTTCGGACTTTACGCGCGCTTACTCCGGCGTCCGAATGGTAATAGGAAACGGTGGTGAACTTCAGAGGAACTTGTTgctgaaaaattggaaatttattAAACCCcattggttttgtttttaactgaATTTGTAAACTTACGTCTGGCAAAATATTTTCGATGATTTCAGCGAAGGTGGGTCGTTTATTCGGTTGAAACTGCCAACAGCTTTCCATAAGATTAAACAGTCTGTCTGGGCAACCTTCCGGCCGTTGCAAAACTCCGCCAGCCTTCACGTACTCGAGAACCTGGTCATTAGTCAAATCCTGATGGGGATGCGATGCGAGAGTTGCTATTTCCCACAACACGACGCCAAAACTCCAGACATCACATTGGGAGGTATAGAAAACATCACATAGTGACTCGGGTGCCATCCATCGAATGGGAAGGAGCTCAATTTCTTCGTTCATTTTGTAATAACCTTCTTCAGAAATTTCTCTTGTCAACCTAAAACCGCCAATCTTGACGGTAAGATCACTGGCCACCATGCAATCTTGTGCAATCAAACTGCGATGGACGTACTTGTTTTCCGACAGGTACATCATGCCATCGGCAATTTCGATCGCCATCTTCAACATGGACTGAAATTATTCAACGAAATTCATTAGACAATGAAGATTATAAGAGGATGGTCTAGCTAATACCTTAAGGGTAAGCGGTTGACGACCTTTACTGGCGTATTCTTCGTGATCGGGACGATGGGAACGTAAAAAGGATTTCAAGTCTCCATTATCCATTAACTCCATGATGATCAACATCGGCTGGTTTACAGTGACGACTCCCAAAAGTTGAACGACGTGGTGAGCGTTCAAGTTCCTATGGTAATTGCATCAAATgttatctaaaaataaatacagtTGAAATTAAATGACAGTTTAGTTATTACTTGATgacaatattttcttcttcaagtaATTCAATGTGCTCCTTGACGATGGCTCTTGGAATGACCATTTTAACGGCACATTTGACTTCCGGCTGTTTGGGCACTGTGTTACGCAACAGGCCCTCGTAGAGAATACCGAAAGAGCCATTACCCATTTCACGGATAAAGACGACATTATCTCGTGCTACTTCCCATTCTTTGGGGACTTTTTCTATAACCAATCAGAATTGTGATTacaaaaattacgaaaatacaataaacaattttaaattactgCGATGATCTCGATTTCCTAAGACAGTTCCGTAGTTTTTCCTGGTCTTTTTGTGCTTTACCAAGTATCGAATGACAAAACCCAACAATATTAATACAAAACTGACGAGGATAAATATGCCGGATATCAAACCAAGGTCAAATCCGTTAACATTTCCCTGTTTGTTAACAAATGACGCTGGgaattaaaagtaaatttttgacaatgagagaaaataaaacacaccTCGATAAGGAAGCAAAATTCCTTCGTAGGTTTTCCTGTTCCGGCCAATGAAACCGCTCGAACTTGAACGCAATAGTTGCCCGGTAATAGATCGGTCATTATTTTAGTCCTTTGGCTATTTTCAAAGTCCTTCCGGCGAATGCATTCTTTAACAATTTGGTCCTTTAAGAGACATGTTGATAAATATATTATTCGACctcataaaaatataataagacTTGCGTTGTCTGATCGTCTGTACTCCAGTAGATATTTTATAACAAGTCCGTTGGGATCCTCCGGTTCATGCCAACCGATTTTTATTGATGGAGACGTGTAATTCGATTCGTATCTCACTATCCCACCAACGATATCATCCTCAAAATCtgtttcaaatagaaaagCCAAAATTAACAAGTAATTCACGGTAATGATGTGCGAATTAAAACATACCACTCTTTTTGGTGCGAGTGGAAGTCATAGCAGCTGTCGTACTACATAGGGTACTATTCCTGACGGGATCGTGATCATGACAAGCCATCACCTGTATGGTATATTCGGCGTAGTGTCGTACACCGACCACAGTGTAACTCGTACCCGTCactttttgataaaaaggGATCAACCGATTATTGCCATCGTACATGTTCGAATGATTTTCAACGGGAGCAATTTCAATTGCTTGATTGTCGATATTTACACTgtatataaaacaaattattcattATATTTCCATtaccagaaaagaaagaaaaagagacttaCATCGGGTCTTTGATATAGATTTTATCATGGAGATAGTTTTTGAAATCcgttttgaatatttgttccctttccaatttttctttcgatttggGTTCTAAAACCtttggtttcttattattGTCGCTCAGTGAAAGAACAGCatctattaaaaattttaaaaaatttaaccgaATTCAACCAATTGTACGGCAGCGAAAATGTTTACGTTCAGCGCAAGCATCGAGACTGTGATAATAGTCTTGGTCGTCTTTACGCCAACTGCCAGTGACGATGTAATGCGTCACAATCCCGTTTGGATTAATCGGGGGTTTCCATTCTATAACGAGTTCGGAGCTAGAGTTGGCAGAAGCTCTTAAATCTTCTGGCTGATCTGGTTctataagaaaatgaaaacaaacatgtAAGAATCAAcataaagcaaaaaaaaaaacttatgaCTTATTTACCTGCTGGACTTGTTCTTTCGTACAAAATTGGACTACGGGCACCTACCCGTTTGCCCATTTGTTGCAGTGCGACTGTATACGTTTGGACGTAAATGGCGTACTGAGTGTAAGGCTTGAGATAAGTAATAAGGTGCATATGATTTTCGTCAGAATCAGCATCAAGATTAGCAGCTACATTGTTGACCCTCCACCTTTAAAAAAGGCATTTTAATGAATATCAAGACTACGCAgtaaaaaccacaaaaactTACCCGTCACCACCACAAGCGTCACGTCCATCGTAATAAGAGACATTTGCAAAAGGAGCCTCGatataagaaataatataGCCCAGCAATTGGCGTTTATCATCTAACATAGCTCTGAAATTGTCCCAACTCAACAGCATTCCAACAGAGGACTTGTTAACAATAGTGACGTTGAGAACTTGTTCGTCACACGTCGCCTTATCGCCATTGGACCAAGGTGAAATGTCCACGTCCGAGTGCTTAAACGCCAAAGTTCCTGGAACGGTACTGGAGTTGACGAGCTCTTCGATTAAATTCAAACACAACTTGGGATTGAAATGGAACAACATCTTTTTATAGATTGTCAAATTCTGCGTCTTGGGCCACAGCTGCTGCAAATTTTGATTGTCCTGAACAGTCAACGCGTAtctgggaaaaataaaattaaggaatttaaaatattgaaatattcaGATAGGAAACTAGGCACTTACTCGTCGTCAAAATTTTTGCTCCCACTGGAATGTTTCGGTTCCGGTTTCCCGGTAATGTTCCTGAGACTCTTGAAGAAACTGAGCGACAAGAAGGGAAAGGAGCGCGTGATTTTGAGATTTCCTTTAATCACTTCGATGCTGCCGAGACTCCTTTCCAGTTCCTGGATGATGTTGTCGCCTCCTTTGATCTGCATTTCCAGGTCGCCATCGATTGTTGTGCATCCGCGCAACTTTTGGACCGTTTCGATGTTGCTAACAAACAATCCCTTGCACACCTTGGGACAAGGACCTGAtcgaaattggaaaatggagaaattgaGGCAAATTTCCAGTCAATAAATCAATCGAGAAATTTACCTTGACAGGGAACGCAGGTAAAATAATGTAGAGTATCattgtgatttatttttttttcctgaaagcCTGGCGGACATTCCTGGATTAAAATGAATGGTCATTAAACAATTAATCAATCAATTCGGTGCAATGGTTTAATGCATCACAAGAATTCACAGACGGAAATTCCATTACTTACCAAGATGCATTCCCCCGACTCAGCAAAgaccttccaattctttttgacGTACGGATATTCCTGGACAGATTGGCGTGGGGGTAGCATGGTGATGCACTCGACGTCGGTGACGCATCGCCGCTTCATAAACTAAACACaaggcaagaagaaaagaagaaaatattttcaaatgaaagtgGCGACGATTGGATTCCCTTCCAAACTGGTCGACGTGCACAGGAAAGAGCAGCTCGTGTGTGTTTGATGGTTTGAATGTAATTGAATAGGAACAGATAGTTAAACAACCAATTGGCGACGGCGGATCAAGTGCGCCCGCTCCGCAATTCGAAACTAGAACACGTCCAATGAACGAGGCCAAGAGAGAAAGTTTCCTGCAAGATGTGGAGGTGAAAAATTCTTACCAAGTAATGGCCAGGAGGACAGACGGATCGGCATTCGCCGTTGTGGATGACGTGTTTGCAAACGTCGCACTGGTTGCTCTGACCGCCACTGCACCCACCGGCGCACTCCTCGTGACAGCAGCGCATTTCGGACGGACGCCCAACTTCTGTTGTCGTCACGCTGCACGCTCCACTGACGCATTGGTCGCACACTATCAACGattgttaaaaattgaatGGAATATTACAGATATTTGTTAGGCGATTAATTGACCTTTCTGGCACTCGTCGTTGTTCCAACAAAGTTTCTGGCCATCTCCACCGGCTGGGCAACGATCCTGGCATTTTGGGCATTCACTGATCTTTTTATTATCCTATAAACAGAAAGAAtggaataacaattttttatcaGATTACAACAAACTGACGTACTAACCTGAATTGAATGATAAAGGCGACCGGAATAACTAATTCGATCCCAATCGATCGATTCCACGTAGCAgagatttggatttttctcaaTGAGGACGGACCCGCGCTGCAGTTCCGCCAACGATTTCAGTCCAATTTCCTGTTGGGTGAATCCGAGAATCGACCAAATGTTAAAACAAAGAGATCGACACGACATATTAACAAGAaaccccaaagaaaaagaacgtaCCTGTAGTTGCATGAGTTCATAAACGACGAATGAGAAATCGAAAAGGAGATGCTGGCCGCGGATGACGGCCAAATTGGGAAACAGTTGGCCGATGGAGCGTAGGCCTAAGACGCGGTAAAAGAGCAAATAGCCCGTGATTTCCCGCAAGGCCGGGAAGCTGCGGTTATTCAAGTCGCTGGCAAAGTCCAAATTTTCCATCAAAACAATGAGAAGGTTGCCTTCAACCACTCGGCAGCCCTCCAATTGCGTAAATTGTTGGGGGCCATTTCTAACTTCTATACTGCGACAAACTGGTTGaatcaagaaataaatcaacaaaattaaattccggTGGAAAGTATTGTGCCCAGCATAACATTGAATGGATAAAAACGTGTCGTCAAATACTTACTCTCTGTCTCTCGAAGAGGCTGATAGGCGTCGATGGACGAACTCAGAGGAGCGAGTATAAATGGGTCTCTAGTTCCTAAGTTCCCGGCTCTAGCTCTAGTTCTTAATCTTAAGGGTAATTGATGCATTGATGCTTCAATCACTTTAAAAAGGACcaagaaaatgatcaaattggCAAAGGAATTGTGAAAAGCAATTCTTAATTCCGCAGACATTCTAGAATTAAATGTGCCAAGTGGTGTAACATTTGGTATTTACTGGCCACCCTCTAGAAAATACTTCACGGCAGTAATGAATGAGGTTCCTGCCACAACTGGTGGTTCTTCCTACCAGCCAAGGTTATTATATTGAGTCGTGGaatcaatcaagacaggggaTATTCATGCAAATAAGTGCCAAATATCAGATGGCTGCTTCACAGTCTCTGATTTCAACTGGACTGTTGTAAACAAGTCGATGATGTAGACTTTGCCCGAAAAACATGGGAAAACCAAGTGCCTTTGTGCATTGGActtgaatttcatttgactTAGACGTAGTCAGTTGCATCGATCAGCATTTCCGTAAATTGATTTGCTTCTCTttctaagaaataaaataatcaagaaaaaaacataccaTTGCTCTATGCTCTTCTGGCTGGCAACTGGAACCAGAGATATTCTATCTCTACACGAGTTTGAAACTTTGAACTACTCAGCGGTCCGAATCATCCGATCATCGACCGCTCGGAgttccaaaaacaaacaaatgttgcCGCTttgcaataataaataaccACTGCGCAATGTTGACATAAAGTGGttgtgaaatttcaatttctgctTTCACGAAACCATGGCAACGCTTTAAATagagttttaatttaaatttatttttaccaccAACTTTATAGGCTTTTCCACTTTATTGGAGGAGGCGTGAGCACATGCGGTCGCAAGAACTTGGCCGCCATTACCCATTACACTCCCGATACACAACCGACCACGAAGCACTTCTCAGGGggatttgtgttttctttttctaaaaggGTGAAAGTGCTTTTACCGTGTAGGGAAACAGCAAAGAGGCGGGAATAACGACCGTGAGTATAGCCATGCACTCGTTTTACTTCCACTTGCATGACGGTTGATTGCCACGTTGCTTATGCACACAGTCAAATCGAGACAAAGTCCGTGCACAGGTATAAATATTCAAAGTTAAAGTTTCTCACATGTCGGTTGAACATTTAGAGCCCACGTGAACTTCTAACCGCGTTCGTCCATGGATTTCTAGttcaaacttatttttaacaaaagatCTTCGGTCCTTATTACCGGCAACTGTTTGCTGGCCAGTTTGATATTAAATTCGGTTATCTGGGGCAGGGAAAAATAGTTCGGATGCATAAATGGAAAGACGGTTGCGTGCTAAAAAGTTATAGCGTGCAGATACTGCCGTGCCGAGTGTATTATTACTTTTAGTATCTTGCCACCGTACACCTTTGCTAGATTTTGCAGGCGGATAGAACATTTATGTGTAGGCCTtacatcttttcttcttttattggaAGCTAAACCTGAGGTGGGACTTTGTGGGTAAACTATTTACAACTGTTTCTGCCCTTAATCAATTAACTTAAGCTCCtgcttttaattaatttcttcgtcttcgtccCCTTCAACACTGTTAGACTCGACATTTTCTGTCGTTCTTTGACTTATTCGTTTGATTAACGAATCTTTTTCGTCGGGGTCCGATATCAGCCGATATTGAATGGGCTCGTAATCTGATACTTCCGGATCGATTTCGATTACGGGAGAATTATCGTCAGGAATGCCAATCAAATCCTCCAAATTCAACCCTTCGATTTGTTCTTCTAGTTCATCTTCGTCGCGTGCTGGTTTAATTATCACCTTcctggaaaatgaaacaagaaaactattttaaaaatctgattGTCTTTGCAAATTCATAATTATAAATACTTTGGTTCGACTTCGGCGATGAGAGTTTTCAGTTTGTGTTCGAACCAATCCGACAAACTTAAATAATCGACGTAAGTGGGGAACCATAAAATGAGGCAATCTTTCTTATCGACTTGAACGGCTGATCTGGCGACAATTTCCAAATTTCGTTCGACAAATCCCTCCATCAATTTATCTATGATTAACGGATACGATCCTTGCAACGTCAACCCATCAAGCTCCCACCAGTTATCCGGCGCAGTCGTCAATAAAGCATCTGTtcgaaaatttagaaaaacaattacTCAACTATTTGAATGGAGAAAATGGATTCAACTTGCTGTTGTAATTCTCGTTTTCAGGTTTAACGACTGGCAAGTCGATACTGTCCCATGAaatctattttaaaaagaagtagtattttaaacaaaacactCAACTGTTTAATAAAATATCTAATTACCGTAACCCGTTGGCGGGTTCCTTCCAGCACTTCCTTCTCTGTTTGTAATTCCTGGAACAATGTTTTCCGGATGAGTGGGGCGTTAGCGCCTCTGATCAGCACAACTGGTTCGCCAcccttattttaaaataataatccgttattccatggaaaatttgaatcaaattaaatgaTCAACTTACGGCCAAAAATAGCCAAGTTGGTTCGCTGCGGCCTCTAAACTTTTCCAGTTGGCTAATGCAATCCGCTTTTGCCTGCGAGGAGATTAAAGTTTCAGACTCTGCACGCCATCGagtaataaaagatgaaactTACCAAGGCGCAATGAAGGAAATCATCGCCCAAGAGAAGTTTAATCTCTTTCAAATGGGTGGCCATGGCCGTGCACGGCCCGCACCACTCGGAGTAGACGTCCACCACTGGGTGTTCATTTTAGGAAGgtgaaacttttatttattgctATTAATAAAACCTGcaattttgaatcaattaaGTTACCGATAAGGCCTTGAAGTTTGGTGAGTTCCTCCCATTTCTCATCGGATGCGACTTCAATTTGCCAAATTAAATGGTCCACTTTCCTCTCCCATTCGGCCATCTTCTTCGGGACGAATGCGCTCATATCGGCCATGATGACGACAAATAAAATCACaacaatttaaatgaatataaaaatactACGGACACACATCCATTGAGCGTCACAACGACTGAACGAAATGACATGATTTCCTTCCGGTTTTTATACCATTTCTTCCAGTCCTATAAACTCCTCaagttaaaagaaacaaaaggcaaagaaGTAATCGGGTCCGTCCTACCAACATGCGCTGTATCCCAATTTAAGTTTTAGAAACCACGTACTCCATTCATccaagaatttgatttttcaaattttaaatacgTACCTCGTTTGTGTAGAACGCTGCATTCCCGCTCGCTCACGCACTCGTCTAGTTGACTCTGTTAAACCCCGGGCGGTTGATTGCATTTCTGATACTCGGGTTACTACCAAAACAATGTCGACGGAATGGGGAGAGTCGGATAGGACAGTATGACCCATCACGAAAAACTGGTCAACTTCTCGattgacttttttgttttgtttcttaaatCGAAAGAAAACGGATGACGATTGCGTGACACGGTACGACTAAATCACACAACACTCGCTTGCTAAGCACAATTATcaaactttttcgtttttccctTTGGGATGCGCCA
The sequence above is a segment of the Daphnia pulex isolate KAP4 chromosome 11, ASM2113471v1 genome. Coding sequences within it:
- the LOC124207715 gene encoding insulin-like peptide receptor, with product MSAELRIAFHNSFANLIIFLVLFKVIEASMHQLPLRLRTRARAGNLGTRDPFILAPLSSSIDAYQPLRETEICRSIEVRNGPQQFTQLEGCRVVEGNLLIVLMENLDFASDLNNRSFPALREITGYLLFYRVLGLRSIGQLFPNLAVIRGQHLLFDFSFVVYELMQLQEIGLKSLAELQRGSVLIEKNPNLCYVESIDWDRISYSGRLYHSIQDNKKISECPKCQDRCPAGGDGQKLCWNNDECQKVCDQCVSGACSVTTTEVGRPSEMRCCHEECAGGCSGGQSNQCDVCKHVIHNGECRSVCPPGHYLFMKRRCVTDVECITMLPPRQSVQEYPYVKKNWKVFAESGECILECPPGFQEKKINHNDTLHYFTCVPCQGPCPKVCKGLFVSNIETVQKLRGCTTIDGDLEMQIKGGDNIIQELERSLGSIEVIKGNLKITRSFPFLSLSFFKSLRNITGKPEPKHSSGSKNFDDEYALTVQDNQNLQQLWPKTQNLTIYKKMLFHFNPKLCLNLIEELVNSSTVPGTLAFKHSDVDISPWSNGDKATCDEQVLNVTIVNKSSVGMLLSWDNFRAMLDDKRQLLGYIISYIEAPFANVSYYDGRDACGGDGWRVNNVAANLDADSDENHMHLITYLKPYTQYAIYVQTYTVALQQMGKRVGARSPILYERTSPAEPDQPEDLRASANSSSELVIEWKPPINPNGIVTHYIVTGSWRKDDQDYYHSLDACAEHAVLSLSDNNKKPKVLEPKSKEKLEREQIFKTDFKNYLHDKIYIKDPIVNIDNQAIEIAPVENHSNMYDGNNRLIPFYQKVTGTSYTVVGVRHYAEYTIQVMACHDHDPVRNSTLCSTTAAMTSTRTKKSDFEDDIVGGIVRYESNYTSPSIKIGWHEPEDPNGLVIKYLLEYRRSDNDQIVKECIRRKDFENSQRTKIMTDLLPGNYCVQVRAVSLAGTGKPTKEFCFLIEGNVNGFDLGLISGIFILVSFVLILLGFVIRYLVKHKKTRKNYGTVLGNRDHRKKVPKEWEVARDNVVFIREMGNGSFGILYEGLLRNTVPKQPEVKCAVKMVIPRAIVKEHIELLEEENIVIKNLNAHHVVQLLGVVTVNQPMLIIMELMDNGDLKSFLRSHRPDHEEYASKGRQPLTLKSMLKMAIEIADGMMYLSENKYVHRSLIAQDCMVASDLTVKIGGFRLTREISEEGYYKMNEEIELLPIRWMAPESLCDVFYTSQCDVWSFGVVLWEIATLASHPHQDLTNDQVLEYVKAGGVLQRPEGCPDRLFNLMESCWQFQPNKRPTFAEIIENILPDQQVPLKFTTVSYYHSDAGVSARKVRKEREAQLVNDLSSKQLACSEIYLASQNNCYYQILPSDNNVTRV
- the LOC124207733 gene encoding thioredoxin domain-containing protein 3-like; translated protein: MADMSAFVPKKMAEWERKVDHLIWQIEVASDEKWEELTKLQGLIVVDVYSEWCGPCTAMATHLKEIKLLLGDDFLHCALAKADCISQLEKFRGRSEPTWLFLAGGEPVVLIRGANAPLIRKTLFQELQTEKEVLEGTRQRVTISWDSIDLPVVKPENENYNNALLTTAPDNWWELDGLTLQGSYPLIIDKLMEGFVERNLEIVARSAVQVDKKDCLILWFPTYVDYLSLSDWFEHKLKTLIAEVEPKKVIIKPARDEDELEEQIEGLNLEDLIGIPDDNSPVIEIDPEVSDYEPIQYRLISDPDEKDSLIKRISQRTTENVESNSVEGDEDEEIN